The genomic region CCGCTCACGATCGGCGTGCCCGACCCGCAGCCGAGCGGCACCGGCACGGCACCCGCGACGCCCGCGCCGTGACCCCGCGTCCATTCCAGCCACGTCCCAGGCGCTGGCGCTAATGTTGCCGCGTGACGACGCCGCCTTTCGCCGAAGTGACCGACGCTGATCTCGCCGTGATGCGGCAGCAGCTCGGCCGGCCCGCGCGCGGTGTCGTGGGCGTCGCCGCCCGCTGCGTGTGCGGCAATCCGACCGTCGCCGCGACGGCGCCGCGGCTGTCGGACGGCACGCCGTTCCCGACCTTCTACTACCTGACCCACCCCGGTGCGACCGCTGCGATGTCGACGCTCGAGGCGACGCACGTCATGCGCGAGCTCGCCGATGAGCTCGCCGAGGACGACGAGCTCGCGGCGTCCTACCGGGCGGCGCACGAGCAGTACCTGCGCGATCGCGCGCAGTTCGGCGAGGTCCCCGAGATCGAGGGGATTTCGGCGGGCGGCATGCCCACGCGCGTCAAGTGCCTGCACGCCCTCGCCGCGCATGCCCTGGCCGCGGGCCCCGGCGTCAACCCCATCGGCGACCGGGCGCTGACCCGCGGCGACTGGTCGCCCGAGCGCTGCGTGTGCGCGGAGCCGGGCTCCGCGGGATGAGATTCGCCGCATCGCTCGCG from Microbacter sp. GSS18 harbors:
- a CDS encoding DUF501 domain-containing protein → MTTPPFAEVTDADLAVMRQQLGRPARGVVGVAARCVCGNPTVAATAPRLSDGTPFPTFYYLTHPGATAAMSTLEATHVMRELADELAEDDELAASYRAAHEQYLRDRAQFGEVPEIEGISAGGMPTRVKCLHALAAHALAAGPGVNPIGDRALTRGDWSPERCVCAEPGSAG